The genomic region ACAGTACGAGCAATAATGGATAGGGCCCTCAATAATGATTGGCAATTTTTGGGGGATTTATTTGTAATCCAAGTTTTTAAATGACTGAggtaaaaaaaagtctacattCACCTCTTTTTAAATTTTATCTACAGTctatgaaaaagtaagtacttTTTTaacacactactgttcaaaagttatGTGTCACTTAGAAAGATttcccatgaaaacatacatgaaattaatttgaataggaaatatagaaacatatataggaaatatagttgttgacaaggttagaaaaaggttatttttaattgaaataataactgaatccttaaaactttgctttcatcaaagaatccttcATTTCCAATTACAGccctgcagacctttggcattatACAATCCGTATTGGATTTTGCTCTATGCGTTTCCATTAAATGTCCATTGTATGGGTATCTTCAACGATTCTATGCTTTCTCTATCCTTCTTCATGGTTGCTGACGAAACACTGCACACCCACTGGGAAACACCCCTGTTGCAACGTAATCACAAGTCGTTTCAATCAACTACGCATGTCCATTTCGAAGTGTTTGTTTACGTGTGTTGTGTTTGCTTGCGACTGCTTTCCTAGGCTTGTGCGTAAtattgttttgctatttaaaccCAATTCGGCCGGAATGGCAGCTGCAGCCCCGAACCCGGAGGATTCGAACAGAAGCAGTGGGACCAGCCCAGCCACTGCAATCACTGGGGATGGGGATTCAGAGGAGGCCGAGGAATTCACATCTTCAACCCACTGTTCAGAGCTTTCTCGTCGGCAGAATGAGCAAAGGAAAGCCGGATTGTTCTGTGATGTGACGTTGGCCTTTAGCAGCGGGGCAGACAGCGAGAGGGTACAAAGTTGCGAGTTCACGGCTCACCGTTCGGTGCTGGCTGCTTCTACTGACTATTTCACCCCGTTACTCGGAGGGCACTTTTCTGAGTCTCTGTCTGGGCGGGTGGATATGAAAGAGTGGAGCTCTGAAACTGGTCCCGACGCAGAAACAGTGGAAAGCGTCATTCAGTTCATGTACACTGGTGAAATACGAGTGAGCACTGCGAACGTTCACGAAGTACTGGAACTAGCTGACAGGTAATTTGCAGTAGCCTGGATTATGCAATAATGAGTTATATGCGGTTCTCTGTATTGCAAAAAATAGGCCAACAGGATGTGTTATTGGTCGTTGGGTATATTTTCAATACCTGCCTTAAGTGAATGCTTGAATACCTAAATGATACTTTCGTCGTTGTTCAGTGTGTGCTCTAAACAAgctagatatatttttttacttgtcAACCCCGGAAGATCCTTGCCAAACCCCTTAGATATTTATGGTGTTCGATTAAGCTTCCCCGCGAAAAGGCGACTGGACAGTAGGCGAGTGGGTGGAAATAAGGAATAAGTAGACTGTTGTGAAAAGAAAAATTTGAGCTATGATACCCGATTTTTTTCTAATCAGGtcacatgtttttttaactgGCAAGAAAATCACGACACTGCAGCGCGATTGCAATTGTAtatatgaaattatattttacagatGTACTGTTGGACACTAAAGTAATAGGCACACAGAAAATTGGGCAATAAAACCCACCTGGCCCTATGCCACAGTCACAGGCCAAAGCATAGCCAGGGCAGCTAAATAGAATGCCCTCTATTAGAAGCTAAATGTATTTTGCGAGTACTGGATTGGCTCACTGAGCCCAAAAGGATTCTAAGCTTTGGTAATTATTGTGCTCTATAGGCCGATATCTAggtctaatacatttttttatatttatgtttaagTGCAAGTATAGCCACTGCAGAGACGTACTCTAAACCTCATTCTCATTAGTCTGGATGCCATGTTGATGGTGGTTGAATAAATGTGATGCTTCATTCGGACCATTAACTGTTTTAGGTTCCTGCTGGTGCAGCTCAAAGACTTTTGCGGCGAGTTCCTGAAGAAGAAGCTGAGCCTGGCCAACTGTGTGGCAGTGCACAGCCTGGCCCACATGTACACCCTGGACCAACTGGCGCTGCGGGCCGCTGACATGATCCGACGCAACTTCCACAAGGTCATCCAGGACGAGGAGTTCTACACGCTCCCCTTCCACCTGGTGCGAGACTGGCTGTCCGACGCAGAGATCACAGTCGACTCGGAGGAGGTGCTCTTCGACGCCATCGTCAAATGGGTACAGCGGAATGCAGAGGAGCGAGAGAAGTACTTCGAGGAGCTTTTCCGGCTCCTCCGGCTCCCCCAGATCATGCCAACTTGTCTGACCCGGGTGGTCAAGAAGGAGCCACTTGTAGTCAACAACGCTGCCTGTCTGCAGCTGGTGTCCGAAGCCGTTGAGGGCCACGCCATTCGTTTTGAAAACCTCAAGTCTGCCGACCTGGAGTTCTGGGCATCGTACATGGCAGCATTCCAGCCTCGGTTCGGACAGAACATGGATGTGATCATGGTGGTGGGCGGGGTGTCGGAGGGCGGCGACTACCTGAGCGAGTGTGTGGGCTACTTTGTGTACGAGGACCGCTGGGTCAACCTGCCCCACATCCACAACCACCTGGACGGCCACGCCATCGCCGCCACCGACACCCACGTCTACGTGGCGGGCTCCATGGAACCGGGCTTCGCCAAGACCGTGGAGCGCTACAACCCCAACCGCAACACCTGGGAGCAGGTGAGCAACCTGACCACGCGGAAGCACTCCTTCGGCCTCACCTGCATCAAGAACATCCTGTACAGCATCGGCGGCCACGGCAACTTCAGCCCGGGCTTCAAGGACGTGAGCGTGTACGAGCCGGAGCAGGACAAGTGGCACAACCTGGAGTCGGCCCCCAAGATCCTGCGCGACGTGAAGGCGGTGAGCGTGGAGGACCGCTACGTGTACGTGACGGCGCGGACGCCAGTGGACACGGACAACGAGGACGGGCTGAAGACGGTGACCACGCGCTACGACACGGAGAGCCGCCTGTGGCAGGAGGTCGACTCCCTGCCGCTCATCGACAACTACTGCGTGTTCCAGATGGCCGTGGCCTCCACCAACTTCTACCACACGGCGTCCTGCTGCCCGAAGAGCTACGCCGTCCCGGACGAGGTGGCCAAGCAGAAGATCGGCGCCCGCGTCCCCGACGACATCCTGGAGAGCCTGCCGCCGGAGGTCACCAGCATCGAGGGCGCCGCCATCTGCTACCTGGGCGACGACGTGTTCGTCATTGGCGGCTGGAAGAACAGCGACGACGTGGAGAAGCAGTACCGCAAGGAGGCCTACCGCTACTGCGCCGAGCGGAAGCGCTGGATGCTCCTGCCGCCCATGCCCCAGCCGCGCTGCCGCGCCACCGCGTGCCACATACGCATCCCCTACCGCTTCCTGTACGGCTGCCAGCGTTACCCCATGCCCCAGAACCTGGCCCGCCAGAGGGACCGCATGCAGCAGATGCAGCAGCTCCACCGGCGCACCCTAACACTGCGCAGGCAGCTGCAGTCCCAGATTGAGTGCTGAGCGCCGTTCCGTCCTGAACCAAGCGCCATTGCCCACACGGTGTCTCTGTTCACGTTCACTGTTTATTGGCATCCCTCCCACCCGATCTCGCCTAGTTTGTTGATATTGCCTCGCATCCTTGGTTTCTTTCAAGTTTTCGACGTTAAGGGGACTGACCAGATCAGGTTTGGGAAGTGAGTGAAACAGACGACGAACAGTCTATGAGAGATGTGACAATGTCCATAGAACGGAATGATGACCGAATGGTACTTCATGTGAGAATGACATGATATTTATGTGATATGTCTAATACCATAGCTACCAGAATATGAACTGCTTTTGGCCTTATTTAAATATGCCTTATCCTAATCCTCTGTAAAAGTAATCTTTAGAGAAGTGTTTCCATGTGGAtgcacattttggttttgtccaagCAGCTGTTTTAAAGAATCGACCTATgatgacaaatgttttatttgaatcaaCTATATAAGGCTAGGCAAACCAAAATGTGCATGGTTTCGGCAAGGGCATTCTTGGACAACCGCAGGTTATGTAGGATTTTGATTTAATCCTTAAATTGAGTTTAGTCAATCCTAACTGACCAACTGAGCTAGTTGTCCACTGGTGCCTTAGGGACCCCAGGACCAACTTTGGGAAACACAACTCTATAGTCTCAGTGCTGAAATGCTCTTGCCTATTTGTGCTATGTCAGCTTGTTTGTGCTATGATGCCTAGTTCCTGTCACTCAGTGTCATGCCAACGGCATCAACAGAGTTGGCAGTAGCACAAACTGATCTTGGACCAGGCCAACAATCCTCGATTTCGGCTTGTATTTCGGCTTGTGAATCAAAAAGGTTGAGTTCCTTCCCGACATCATTGCAGACGCATTCCAGGTTCGATGTACATATATGCACAGTGGCCAATTCATTAAGTATACCAATCTGGTGTcggacccccttttgcctccaAAACATTCTCCATTCTTTGCAGCATGGTTTCAACATGGTGCTGGAATCATTCCTTTTGGGATTTTGGTCCATGTTGACACAGTCACTTCAGATTTTTCAGCCACAAACTTAATGCAAACTTACCATTCCACCAAAggtgctcaattggattcagatctgttGACAAAACCTCAACCCTGGTTGCAGACTGTATTTATTGAGACGCAGATTCGATGTTTGCGTTAATAAGTCGATGTAACTAATAAAATGTCATGAGTGTGCGTATGTATAGATATAtgctatatatgtatatatattgtatatgacCATGTACCTTTATGTACTGGGCTGGCTTCAGTGAGAAAATTACATTGGTTTGTAGCTTAAGCCCAAACTTTGCTATAATGTGAATTTGTTGAGTACTTTGTATATACTTGCTATTCTTTTGGCTTAAAGGCTACTGTTTTTGCTTGCTTCATTACAATCTTTGGCCTCTTTCCTTAAAGGCTTTGTTTTGCACTACATTATGTCTTATGATAGTTCAATATGTTGTGTATTTTGAATGTTGGAAAGGGACGTATAACACGTAAGACTGGTTGATATTGTATAAATATGCACGGTTGGAGTGTAGAAAATAAGTTCCTCTGATTTGGGGGATCTCAAATCAATTTTGAACTCCTaatgcagaggtgtcaaaccggttccacggagggccgagtgtctgcaggtttttgctctctccttgtacttgattggttaattaggtcactgattggttagtttctaccctcacctggttgtgtaggtctgaactgggaaccaatttaaaggaaaaaccaaaaacctgcagacactcggccctttgtggaaccggtttgacacctgtgtccTAATGGATCTGGTTTATTGAGAATTCAACAAATAGggttttgtttcttctttgtcAGAAGACATTTGTATAGAAAACATAGGAAGTGGCGCACTAAAGAATAATTTTTTAATGGGTCCAAGTGTGCTCTGTAACAAATGATATAAAAGTATGAACTCAGGCATCAGTGGACGACTCCTGTCTCCATTCCGTGACGTTGTAACATTCCTGCTCTGCCATCCATAAGCTCAATTAATCGCACTCTAGTAGACTAGTCTGCTTTGCCTAAGTATAAAAATAGTCAACGGCAGACCGCTAGGCTACATTCCACAGAATAATGCTGAAGTGTAACTTGCTAATCATTCGATTTAGAAATAGGAAGCCCCACTACCTCAGGTGAAGGCCGATTTATAGTTGCCGTGGTAACGCATGTACTGTACTTGCACACTCAAAGATGGCGTTTAATGACATGTCAGCCATTACTTGACCAGCATCAGCCGCTGAAACCATAAACACGTTTATTAGCATTCCATTCTGCTTACAATCCTTGCACGCATGCATTGTACTTCAAGGTGTGATTTTGTAATCTGGTGGTTGAATAACTTTTATCTGCTAGAACTCTAAGTGCACTGTGAGTGTGTTTACCGTGTCAGTCTTAAGCTTTGTAAGAGGATTGTGGCTGGAAGCACAGTGTCTTATGTAGTGATACAAATCACAGGACCTCACAATCTTGTTTCATGCTAAACAAAGTTATCTTCATTCAGATCCTCATAAATGATGTTGACTGTATGaactcataaacacacaccttgAATTGTAAGATTCAGAATAGTATTCTATGTCTGT from Esox lucius isolate fEsoLuc1 chromosome 5, fEsoLuc1.pri, whole genome shotgun sequence harbors:
- the LOC105030610 gene encoding kelch-like protein 11 is translated as MSISKCLFTCVVFACDCFPRLVRNIVLLFKPNSAGMAAAAPNPEDSNRSSGTSPATAITGDGDSEEAEEFTSSTHCSELSRRQNEQRKAGLFCDVTLAFSSGADSERVQSCEFTAHRSVLAASTDYFTPLLGGHFSESLSGRVDMKEWSSETGPDAETVESVIQFMYTGEIRVSTANVHEVLELADRFLLVQLKDFCGEFLKKKLSLANCVAVHSLAHMYTLDQLALRAADMIRRNFHKVIQDEEFYTLPFHLVRDWLSDAEITVDSEEVLFDAIVKWVQRNAEEREKYFEELFRLLRLPQIMPTCLTRVVKKEPLVVNNAACLQLVSEAVEGHAIRFENLKSADLEFWASYMAAFQPRFGQNMDVIMVVGGVSEGGDYLSECVGYFVYEDRWVNLPHIHNHLDGHAIAATDTHVYVAGSMEPGFAKTVERYNPNRNTWEQVSNLTTRKHSFGLTCIKNILYSIGGHGNFSPGFKDVSVYEPEQDKWHNLESAPKILRDVKAVSVEDRYVYVTARTPVDTDNEDGLKTVTTRYDTESRLWQEVDSLPLIDNYCVFQMAVASTNFYHTASCCPKSYAVPDEVAKQKIGARVPDDILESLPPEVTSIEGAAICYLGDDVFVIGGWKNSDDVEKQYRKEAYRYCAERKRWMLLPPMPQPRCRATACHIRIPYRFLYGCQRYPMPQNLARQRDRMQQMQQLHRRTLTLRRQLQSQIEC